A single window of Salvia splendens isolate huo1 chromosome 6, SspV2, whole genome shotgun sequence DNA harbors:
- the LOC121806972 gene encoding annexin D4-like isoform X2, protein MAASDDLGSLTRAFTGLGVDEKALISTLGKWHPEQRQSFRKGSRDFFREDERQFERWEDRHILQLRHEFLRLKDAIVLWAMHPWERDSRLLKEALYKGPQYHVLVEIACTRSSDDLLGARKAYHSLFNHSVEEDVAFHLHTPHKKLLVALLSCYRYEGPKVSEEIAKIEARAISEAIRAGGSSPLENDEVIRILSTRSKLHLKAVNKHYKEITGNFLDQDCDDSHLILKETVQCLCTPETYFAKILEASLRCNVDELTKEAVSRVIVTRADEDMKQIREEFHRQFGIDLGKKIEDVANGNYRDFLLTLVARSD, encoded by the exons ATGGCAGCTTCCGACGACCTCGGATCTCTCACCAGAGCTTTCACAG GGCTTGGAGTGGACGAGAAGGCATTGATATCGACGCTGGGGAAATGGCACCCTGAGCAGAGGCAGAGTTTCAGAAAGGGAAGCCGCGACTTTTTTAGAGAGGATGAGCGCCAGTTCGAGAGGTGGGAGGATCGCCATATCCTGCAGCTTCGTCACGAGTTTCTACGTCTCAAG GATGCGATAGTGCTCTGGGCGATGCATCCATGGGAGAGAGATAGTCGGTTGTTGAAAGAGGCGTt GTATAAAGGACCTCAATACCACGTGTTGGTGGAAATCGCGTGCACCAGATCCTCCGACGACTTGCTCGGAGCGAGGAAGGCCTATCACTCTCTCTTTAATCACTCTGttgaggaggatgtcgccttccaCCTCCACACTCCTCACAAAAAG CTTCTGGTTGCGCTTTTGAGTTGTTATCGATATGAAGGCCCAAAAGTGAGCGAAGAAATCGCAAAAATTGAGGCAAGGGCGATTTCGGAAGCGATCAGGGCAGGTGGAAGCAGCCCCTTGGAAAACGACGAGGTTATCCGGATTTTATCAACTAGGAGTAAGCTCCACCTCAAGGCTGTCAACAAGCATTACAAGGAGATCACTGGCAATTTCCTGGATCAGGATTGTGATGACTCCCACCTGATTCTGAAAGAAACCGTCCAGTGCTTATGCACGCCTGAAACCTACTTCGCAAAG ATTTTGGAGGCGTCGTTGAGGTGCAATGTGGACGAGCTAACTAAAGAGGCAGTGAGCAGAGTGATCGTGACCCGAGCTGATGAGGATATGAAGCAGATTAGAGAAGAATTTCATCGTCAATTCGGCATTGATCTTGGCAAGAAGATTGAAGATGTTGCCAATGGAAACTATAGAGATTTCTTGCTCACTTTGGTTGCGAGATCGGATTGA
- the LOC121806972 gene encoding annexin D4-like isoform X1 produces MAASDDLGSLTRAFTGLGVDEKALISTLGKWHPEQRQSFRKGSRDFFREDERQFERWEDRHILQLRHEFLRLKDAIVLWAMHPWERDSRLLKEALYKGPQYHVLVEIACTRSSDDLLGARKAYHSLFNHSVEEDVAFHLHTPHKKLLVALLSCYRYEGPKVSEEIAKIEARAISEAIRAGGSSPLENDEVIRILSTRSKLHLKAVNKHYKEITGNFLDQDCDDSHLILKETVQCLCTPETYFAKILEASLRCNVDELTKEAVSRVIVTRADEDMKQIREEFHRQFGIDLGKKIEDVANGNYRDFLLTLVARSD; encoded by the exons ATGGCAGCTTCCGACGACCTCGGATCTCTCACCAGAGCTTTCACAG GGCTTGGAGTGGACGAGAAGGCATTGATATCGACGCTGGGGAAATGGCACCCTGAGCAGAGGCAGAGTTTCAGAAAGGGAAGCCGCGACTTTTTTAGAGAGGATGAGCGCCAGTTCGAGAGGTGGGAGGATCGCCATATCCTGCAGCTTCGTCACGAGTTTCTACGTCTCAAG GATGCGATAGTGCTCTGGGCGATGCATCCATGGGAGAGAGATAGTCGGTTGTTGAAAGAG GCGTTGTATAAAGGACCTCAATACCACGTGTTGGTGGAAATCGCGTGCACCAGATCCTCCGACGACTTGCTCGGAGCGAGGAAGGCCTATCACTCTCTCTTTAATCACTCTGttgaggaggatgtcgccttccaCCTCCACACTCCTCACAAAAAG CTTCTGGTTGCGCTTTTGAGTTGTTATCGATATGAAGGCCCAAAAGTGAGCGAAGAAATCGCAAAAATTGAGGCAAGGGCGATTTCGGAAGCGATCAGGGCAGGTGGAAGCAGCCCCTTGGAAAACGACGAGGTTATCCGGATTTTATCAACTAGGAGTAAGCTCCACCTCAAGGCTGTCAACAAGCATTACAAGGAGATCACTGGCAATTTCCTGGATCAGGATTGTGATGACTCCCACCTGATTCTGAAAGAAACCGTCCAGTGCTTATGCACGCCTGAAACCTACTTCGCAAAG ATTTTGGAGGCGTCGTTGAGGTGCAATGTGGACGAGCTAACTAAAGAGGCAGTGAGCAGAGTGATCGTGACCCGAGCTGATGAGGATATGAAGCAGATTAGAGAAGAATTTCATCGTCAATTCGGCATTGATCTTGGCAAGAAGATTGAAGATGTTGCCAATGGAAACTATAGAGATTTCTTGCTCACTTTGGTTGCGAGATCGGATTGA
- the LOC121806972 gene encoding annexin D4-like isoform X3, whose amino-acid sequence MQITTQRFYVVRFTEADGLYCCWACLVHTPSALYKGPQYHVLVEIACTRSSDDLLGARKAYHSLFNHSVEEDVAFHLHTPHKKLLVALLSCYRYEGPKVSEEIAKIEARAISEAIRAGGSSPLENDEVIRILSTRSKLHLKAVNKHYKEITGNFLDQDCDDSHLILKETVQCLCTPETYFAKILEASLRCNVDELTKEAVSRVIVTRADEDMKQIREEFHRQFGIDLGKKIEDVANGNYRDFLLTLVARSD is encoded by the exons atgcagatcacgacacagagattttacgtggttcgatttactgag gctgatgggctttactgctgttgggcttgtttagtacatACTCCATCAGCGTTGTATAAAGGACCTCAATACCACGTGTTGGTGGAAATCGCGTGCACCAGATCCTCCGACGACTTGCTCGGAGCGAGGAAGGCCTATCACTCTCTCTTTAATCACTCTGttgaggaggatgtcgccttccaCCTCCACACTCCTCACAAAAAG CTTCTGGTTGCGCTTTTGAGTTGTTATCGATATGAAGGCCCAAAAGTGAGCGAAGAAATCGCAAAAATTGAGGCAAGGGCGATTTCGGAAGCGATCAGGGCAGGTGGAAGCAGCCCCTTGGAAAACGACGAGGTTATCCGGATTTTATCAACTAGGAGTAAGCTCCACCTCAAGGCTGTCAACAAGCATTACAAGGAGATCACTGGCAATTTCCTGGATCAGGATTGTGATGACTCCCACCTGATTCTGAAAGAAACCGTCCAGTGCTTATGCACGCCTGAAACCTACTTCGCAAAG ATTTTGGAGGCGTCGTTGAGGTGCAATGTGGACGAGCTAACTAAAGAGGCAGTGAGCAGAGTGATCGTGACCCGAGCTGATGAGGATATGAAGCAGATTAGAGAAGAATTTCATCGTCAATTCGGCATTGATCTTGGCAAGAAGATTGAAGATGTTGCCAATGGAAACTATAGAGATTTCTTGCTCACTTTGGTTGCGAGATCGGATTGA